A genomic region of Xiphophorus couchianus chromosome 9, X_couchianus-1.0, whole genome shotgun sequence contains the following coding sequences:
- the LOC114151329 gene encoding uncharacterized protein LOC114151329 isoform X1, with the protein MDCNNGRLARQLCVAVNDGDTRSVQLFLSKGANPNLVGSKGVAAIHLAVGNETEKNIRCLKMLLRHGSDPNVRSSEGLTPLHVAALWGCYQILKMLLMNGGNPNLKDNDGNTPAQLAEQQDNWKCASLLHEYQSSADTEEEDLPQFQYSVYSDQTDTSSYPESDYSFSSRSSMISGFGEVPLSSTRRSSFFTLSNINGRPSCRGVSFNGPSVLSSTRISAAGPVATMAAPENDALSCDDGTVTKDNEQAASANAPSEFLSRRASRKSVSFRKVDDYFPVFSPETRKQSTSVEISQRTLPFDMSEYSDFLDSERMATVLPQQGIDVTSPDHVFVFSRESSESTEEELEKTVISHCALELSDDEPEGQSNKEPPMNPSEQQEQAHVGSSSSSSSGTRSSHYSSCESDQYTSCLDAPVPLRHHSFPLIEESESDTRTKQDSTDSENELQKGDKNMLRVQTEPNGDSKSETVQPLSGLLDKLTLSEKQHEETDILKASMGSFLSTAKKLDGVRQDAESSEEINGLQFTPSPFVTGRTRSRLSRCSMRTSRNPESMLITSSLFDNTLPTPVRMFRQTPRCQSSGHGFNSPYTPSYMSRHLERCTERDPLPKDSQDPQSSTLRSPSVSNSQADTLILHNRVTDSVEGSQSLDDTDILDKNQDDSVAAYEKNFAEIILAIRGQNSHLSEDEEFLTEALPGSDESKVAHLAVEDQVDDFKNDDCWVTEDYGSESNSASSSSTSSSFSPKTSTEDTDPPRTPGTGCTPRYSMSRLSSHRPQRLADLSFTPGGRPVIQNLDEPVEYLYTDTEQGHKLIETHVPPTSDTSLSSGTSTCISDETVLYDWRALQTETKSSKAKENLQPEMRAQEEEDDKSECRLLPETRGMTDRELRLRLVELGESPGPISSLTRPTYLRKLCRLLQEENCNTQNDNKQSDQPQKDLGYSPDLCRVLKTFQLPNSHGDEQSLCQQFDQPDQNRKWREGIIKSSFNYLLLDPRVTKNLPFRSHTMTPQECFQTFIHAIFYVGKGKRSRPYSHLYEALEYYRGEKSAKKLCPKVQHILQVWTAGQGVISLHCFQNVIPVEAYTREACMVEAIGLKMLTNQKRGDFYGVVSNWELKRKRELGIHLLYRAMRIFLAEGERQLRPADIRQ; encoded by the exons ATGGATTGCAACAACGGGAGGCTGGCAAGGCAGTTGTGCGTCGCGGTGAACGATGGAGATACCAG ATCTGTACAGCTATTCCTTTCCAAGGGTGCAAACCCAAACCTGGTGGGTAGTAAAGGTGTGGCTGCAATACACCTGGCTGTCGGCAACGAAACAGAGAAGAACATACGCTGCTTGAAAATGTTGCTGCGGCATGGATCTGACCCCAATGTCAG ATCTTCTGAAGGCCTGACTCCTCTTCATGTCGCTGCTCTTTGGGGATGCTATCAAATTCTCAAGATGCTCTTAATGAATGGAGGGAACCCAAATTTAAAAGATAAT GACGGGAACACACCAGCACAACTAGCAGAACAACAGGACAATTGGAAATGTGCCTCTCTTCTTCATGAGTACCAGTCCTCAGCTGATACAGAAGAAGAGGACCTCCCCCAGTTTCAATACT CTGTGTACTCAGACCAGACTGACACGTCCAGCTATCCTGAATCAGACTACAGCTTCAGTTCCCGCTCGTCCATGATCAGTGGCTTTGGTGAAGTCCCACTGAGCAGCACGAGGCGTTCATCCTTTTTCACCTTGTCTAACATAAATGGAAGACCAAGTTGCAGGGGAGTATCATTTAATGGGCCTTCTGTGCTGTCAAGCACTCGCATTTCTGCTGCAGGACCTGTAGCTACAATGGCAGCTCCAGAAAATGACGCCTTAAGTTGTGACGATGGAACAGTCACAAAAGATAATGAACAGGCGGCTTCAGCTAATGCTCCTTCAGAGTTTTTATCCAGGCGAGCAAGTCGGAAGAGTGTTAGCTTTAGAAAAGTAGATGACTATTTCCCAGTTTTCAGTCCAGAAACTCGAAAACAGAGCACTTCTGTTGAAATCAGCCAGCGCACTTTACCCTTTGACATGTCTGAATACTCAGACTTTCTAGATTCTGAACGCATGGCTACGGTTTTACCACAGCAGGGGATCGACGTCACATCACCGGACCATGTATTTGTCTTCTCTAGGGAAAGCAGTGAGAGCACAGAAGAGGAGCTAGAGAAAACAGTTATCAGTCACTGTGCTCTTGAACTCAGTGATGACGAACCAGAGGGGCAGAGCAACAAAGAACCTCCAATGAATCCTTCTGAACAACAAGAGCAGGCCCATGTgggtagcagcagcagcagcagcagtgggaCTCGCAGCAGTCATTACAGTAGCTGTGAAAGTGACCAGTACACCAGCTGTCTGGATGCTCCTGTACCCCTAAGACATCATTCATTCCCTCTTATAGAGGAGTCAGAGTCTGATACAAGGACCAAACAGGATTCTACAGACTCTGAAAATGAACTCCAAAAGGgagataaaaatatgttaagaGTTCAAACAGAACCCAACGGAGACTCAAAATCTGAAACTGTACAACCTTTATCAGGTTTGCTTGATAAACTGACCTTATCTGAAAAACAACACGAAGAGACGGATATATTGAAAGCTTCTATGGGTTCTTTTTTaagcactgcaaaaaaacttGATGGGGTCAGGCAAGATGCTGAGTCATCAGAAGAAATTAATGGACTTCAATTTACACCTAGCCCTTTTGTGACCGGCAGGACACGGTCTAGATTGAGCCGCTGCTCAATGAGAACAAGCAGAAACCCTGAGAGCATGTTAATCACATCTTCTTTATTTGACAATACGCTGCCAACGCCAGTTCGAATGTTTCGGCAGACACCAAGGTGTCAGAGCAGTGGGCATGGATTCAACTCACCTTACACACCTAGTTATATGTCACGCCACTTGGAGAGGTGCACTGAAAGAGACCCGCTACCCAAGGACAGCCAAGACCCCCAGTCCAGTACTCTTAGAAGTCCAAGTGTCAGTAATAGCCAAGCTGATACTCTTATTCTACACAACAGAGTAACTGATTCTGTTGAGGGATCACAGTCTTTGGATGACACAGACATATTAGACAAGAACCAGGATGACTCGGTCGCTGCTTATGAAAAAAATTTTGCGGAGATTATTCTTGCCATAAGAGGACAGAACAGCCATCTTTCTGAGGATGAGGAATTTCTAACGGAGGCTCTCCCTGGTTCGGATGAGTCAAAAGTAGCTCATCTGGCAGTTGAAGATCAGGTAGATGATTTTAAAAACGACGACTGTTGGGTTACTGAAGACTACGGCTCAGAGTCCAACTCTGCATCCTCTTCGTCCACCTCCAGCAGTTTTTCTCCAAAGACATCCACGGAGGACACTGACCCTCCACGTACTCCAGGCACCGGATGCACCCCGAGATACAGCATGAGCCGGCTGTCGAGCCATCGACCACAGCGCCTAGCAGACCTGTCTTTCACTCCTGGGGGGCGTCCAGTAATCCAGAACCTGGATGAACCAGTGGAGTATCTCTACACTGATACAGAGCAGGGCCACAAGCTCATTGAGACACACGTTCCACCTACGTCCGACACCTCACTCAGCTCCGGCACAAGTACCTGCATCAGCGACGAGACCGTTTTGTATGACTGGCGAGCTTTGCAAACTGAAACTAAGAGCAGCAAAGCTAAAGAGAACCTACAGCCTGAGATGCGGGctcaggaagaggaagatgataAATCTGAGTGCAGACTGTTGCCAGAAACTAGAGGAATGACTGACAGGGAACTGAGACTGAGGCTGGTGGAACTGGGAGAGAGCCCGGGTCCTATCAGCAGCCTCACCAGGCCAACTTACCTGAGGAAGCTCTGCCGACTGTTGCAAGAAGAAAACTGCAACACACAGAATGACAACAAGCAGTCTGACCAACCGCAGAAAg ATTTAGGGTATAGTCCAGATCTCTGTCGGGTCCTGAAGACTTTCCAGCTGCCCAATTCCCATGGTGATGAGCAGTCCCTGTGCCAGCAGTTTGACCAACCTGatcaaaacaggaagtggagggaGGGCATCATCAAGTCCAGCTTTAACTACCTTCTTCTTGACCCAAG agTGACAAAGAACCTCCCGTTCCGCAGTCACACCATGACTCCTCAGGAATGTTTCCAGACTTTCATCCATGCCATATTTTATGTGGGCAAAGGAAAACGCTCCCGCCCCTACAGTCACCTGTATGAAGCTTTAGAGTACTACCGAGGGGAGAAATCCGCCAAA AAACTTTGTCCAAAAGTGCAGCACATTCTCCAGGTGTGGACTGCCGGACAGGGTGTCATCTCTCTGCACTGTTTTCAGAACGTCATTCCTGTGGAAGCGTACACAAGAGAGGCCTGCATGGTGGAGGCCATCG GGCTAAAGATGCTGACCAATCAGAAGCGAGGAGATTTCTATGGCGTGGTGTCAAACTGGGAGCTAAAGAGGAAACGGGAGCTCGGGATCCATCTGCTATACCGAGCCATGCGGATTTTTCTGGCTGAGGGTGAGAGACAGCTCAGACCAGCAGACATCAGGCAGTAG
- the LOC114151329 gene encoding uncharacterized protein LOC114151329 isoform X2 — protein MDCNNGRLARQLCVAVNDGDTRSVQLFLSKGANPNLVGSKGVAAIHLAVGNETEKNIRCLKMLLRHGSDPNVRSSEGLTPLHVAALWGCYQILKMLLMNGGNPNLKDNDGNTPAQLAEQQDNWKCASLLHEYQSSADTEEEDLPQFQYSVYSDQTDTSSYPESDYSFSSRSSMISGFGEVPLSSTRRSSFFTLSNINGRPSCRGVSFNGPSVLSSTRISAAGPVATMAAPENDALSCDDGTVTKDNEQAASANAPSEFLSRRASRKSVSFRKVDDYFPVFSPETRKQSTSVEISQRTLPFDMSEYSDFLDSERMATVLPQQGIDVTSPDHVFVFSRESSESTEEELEKTVISHCALELSDDEPEGQSNKEPPMNPSEQQEQAHVGSSSSSSSGTRSSHYSSCESDQYTSCLDAPVPLRHHSFPLIEESESDTRTKQDSTDSENELQKGDKNMLRVQTEPNGDSKSETVQPLSGLLDKLTLSEKQHEETDILKASMGSFLSTAKKLDGVRQDAESSEEINGLQFTPSPFVTGRTRSRLSRCSMRTSRNPESMLITSSLFDNTLPTPVRMFRQTPRCQSSGHGFNSPYTPSYMSRHLERCTERDPLPKDSQDPQSSTLRSPSVSNSQADTLILHNRVTDSVEGSQSLDDTDILDKNQDDSVAAYEKNFAEIILAIRGQNSHLSEDEEFLTEALPGSDESKVAHLAVEDQVDDFKNDDCWVTEDYGSESNSASSSSTSSSFSPKTSTEDTDPPRTPGTGCTPRYSMSRLSSHRPQRLADLSFTPGGRPVIQNLDEPVEYLYTDTEQGHKLIETHVPPTSDTSLSSGTSTCISDETVLYDWRALQTETKSSKAKENLQPEMRAQEEEDDKSECRLLPETRGMTDRELRLRLVELGESPGPISSLTRPTYLRKLCRLLQEENCNTQNDNKQSDQPQKDVFFFNFPRFRV, from the exons ATGGATTGCAACAACGGGAGGCTGGCAAGGCAGTTGTGCGTCGCGGTGAACGATGGAGATACCAG ATCTGTACAGCTATTCCTTTCCAAGGGTGCAAACCCAAACCTGGTGGGTAGTAAAGGTGTGGCTGCAATACACCTGGCTGTCGGCAACGAAACAGAGAAGAACATACGCTGCTTGAAAATGTTGCTGCGGCATGGATCTGACCCCAATGTCAG ATCTTCTGAAGGCCTGACTCCTCTTCATGTCGCTGCTCTTTGGGGATGCTATCAAATTCTCAAGATGCTCTTAATGAATGGAGGGAACCCAAATTTAAAAGATAAT GACGGGAACACACCAGCACAACTAGCAGAACAACAGGACAATTGGAAATGTGCCTCTCTTCTTCATGAGTACCAGTCCTCAGCTGATACAGAAGAAGAGGACCTCCCCCAGTTTCAATACT CTGTGTACTCAGACCAGACTGACACGTCCAGCTATCCTGAATCAGACTACAGCTTCAGTTCCCGCTCGTCCATGATCAGTGGCTTTGGTGAAGTCCCACTGAGCAGCACGAGGCGTTCATCCTTTTTCACCTTGTCTAACATAAATGGAAGACCAAGTTGCAGGGGAGTATCATTTAATGGGCCTTCTGTGCTGTCAAGCACTCGCATTTCTGCTGCAGGACCTGTAGCTACAATGGCAGCTCCAGAAAATGACGCCTTAAGTTGTGACGATGGAACAGTCACAAAAGATAATGAACAGGCGGCTTCAGCTAATGCTCCTTCAGAGTTTTTATCCAGGCGAGCAAGTCGGAAGAGTGTTAGCTTTAGAAAAGTAGATGACTATTTCCCAGTTTTCAGTCCAGAAACTCGAAAACAGAGCACTTCTGTTGAAATCAGCCAGCGCACTTTACCCTTTGACATGTCTGAATACTCAGACTTTCTAGATTCTGAACGCATGGCTACGGTTTTACCACAGCAGGGGATCGACGTCACATCACCGGACCATGTATTTGTCTTCTCTAGGGAAAGCAGTGAGAGCACAGAAGAGGAGCTAGAGAAAACAGTTATCAGTCACTGTGCTCTTGAACTCAGTGATGACGAACCAGAGGGGCAGAGCAACAAAGAACCTCCAATGAATCCTTCTGAACAACAAGAGCAGGCCCATGTgggtagcagcagcagcagcagcagtgggaCTCGCAGCAGTCATTACAGTAGCTGTGAAAGTGACCAGTACACCAGCTGTCTGGATGCTCCTGTACCCCTAAGACATCATTCATTCCCTCTTATAGAGGAGTCAGAGTCTGATACAAGGACCAAACAGGATTCTACAGACTCTGAAAATGAACTCCAAAAGGgagataaaaatatgttaagaGTTCAAACAGAACCCAACGGAGACTCAAAATCTGAAACTGTACAACCTTTATCAGGTTTGCTTGATAAACTGACCTTATCTGAAAAACAACACGAAGAGACGGATATATTGAAAGCTTCTATGGGTTCTTTTTTaagcactgcaaaaaaacttGATGGGGTCAGGCAAGATGCTGAGTCATCAGAAGAAATTAATGGACTTCAATTTACACCTAGCCCTTTTGTGACCGGCAGGACACGGTCTAGATTGAGCCGCTGCTCAATGAGAACAAGCAGAAACCCTGAGAGCATGTTAATCACATCTTCTTTATTTGACAATACGCTGCCAACGCCAGTTCGAATGTTTCGGCAGACACCAAGGTGTCAGAGCAGTGGGCATGGATTCAACTCACCTTACACACCTAGTTATATGTCACGCCACTTGGAGAGGTGCACTGAAAGAGACCCGCTACCCAAGGACAGCCAAGACCCCCAGTCCAGTACTCTTAGAAGTCCAAGTGTCAGTAATAGCCAAGCTGATACTCTTATTCTACACAACAGAGTAACTGATTCTGTTGAGGGATCACAGTCTTTGGATGACACAGACATATTAGACAAGAACCAGGATGACTCGGTCGCTGCTTATGAAAAAAATTTTGCGGAGATTATTCTTGCCATAAGAGGACAGAACAGCCATCTTTCTGAGGATGAGGAATTTCTAACGGAGGCTCTCCCTGGTTCGGATGAGTCAAAAGTAGCTCATCTGGCAGTTGAAGATCAGGTAGATGATTTTAAAAACGACGACTGTTGGGTTACTGAAGACTACGGCTCAGAGTCCAACTCTGCATCCTCTTCGTCCACCTCCAGCAGTTTTTCTCCAAAGACATCCACGGAGGACACTGACCCTCCACGTACTCCAGGCACCGGATGCACCCCGAGATACAGCATGAGCCGGCTGTCGAGCCATCGACCACAGCGCCTAGCAGACCTGTCTTTCACTCCTGGGGGGCGTCCAGTAATCCAGAACCTGGATGAACCAGTGGAGTATCTCTACACTGATACAGAGCAGGGCCACAAGCTCATTGAGACACACGTTCCACCTACGTCCGACACCTCACTCAGCTCCGGCACAAGTACCTGCATCAGCGACGAGACCGTTTTGTATGACTGGCGAGCTTTGCAAACTGAAACTAAGAGCAGCAAAGCTAAAGAGAACCTACAGCCTGAGATGCGGGctcaggaagaggaagatgataAATCTGAGTGCAGACTGTTGCCAGAAACTAGAGGAATGACTGACAGGGAACTGAGACTGAGGCTGGTGGAACTGGGAGAGAGCCCGGGTCCTATCAGCAGCCTCACCAGGCCAACTTACCTGAGGAAGCTCTGCCGACTGTTGCAAGAAGAAAACTGCAACACACAGAATGACAACAAGCAGTCTGACCAACCGCAGAAAg atgttttcttctttaactTTCCTAGATTTAGGGTATAG
- the alpi.2 gene encoding intestinal-type alkaline phosphatase produces MAKTHNLIFAGLLIFLLTQRTLCVIEEELHAEYWNNKAKQAIHTALNVQPNAHQAKNLILFLGDGMGIPTVTAARILKGQLEGNSGEEGSLVMDTFPHLALSKTYNVDQQMPDSAGTATAYLCGVKANYGTLGVSAATPLGDCKAVFGNEVTSILYRAKNAGKSVGIVTTTRVQHASPAASYAHSADRDWYSDSDLSNEAVQNGCRDIAYQLVYNTEIDVILGGGRQYMLPRDTPDPEYPSETGSRKDGKNLIDEWAKNKINAKYVWNKSEFDAVDPRKTDFLLGLFEPKDCRYELERDTSMDPSLTEMTEKAIKILQKNPKGYFLFVEGGRIDHAHHSTMAKKALHEAVEFDRAIGRAAELTNELDTLTVVTADHSHVFAFGGYSARGNSVVGVSRSLASDKKHFTTAVYGNGPGYQIVNGTRPDMNESISSTNDYTQQTTVPLDSETHGIEDVAIFAKGPMSHLFHGVQEQSYIPHVMAYAACIEPYTDCQLESHSGRIHSSLLLVMGLLVTLCSA; encoded by the exons ATGGCAAAGACACACAACCTCATTTTTGCTggattattaatatttctatTGACTCAGAGGACTTTGTGCGTTATCG AGGAAGAACTTCATGCTGAATACTGGAACAACAAAGCGAAACAAGCTATTCACACTGCACTGAATGTTCAGCCTAATGCTCACCAAGCCAAAAACCTCATCCTGTTCCTGGGGGACG GAATGGGAATACCAACAGTGACAGCTGCCCGGATCCTCAAAGGCCAGCTGGAAGGAAATTCAGGAGAGGAGGGAAGTTTGGTTATGGATACATTCCCTCACCTGGCACTGTCAAAG ACCTATAATGTAGACCAGCAGATGCCAGATAGTGCCGGCACGGCGACGGCATACTTATGTGGGGTAAAAGCCAACTATGGGACCCTTGGAGTCTCTGCTGCCACTCCACTGGGTGACTGTAAAGCTGTTTTTGGCAATGAAGTCACATCAATTCTCTACCGTGCCAAGAATGCAG GAAAATCTGTTGGAATTGTCACAACAACGAGAGTGCAACATGCTTCCCCTGCTGCAAGCTACGCTCACTCTGCAGACAGAGATTGGTATTCTGACTCTGACCTCTCTAATGAAGCTGTCCAAAATGGCTGTCGTGACATTGCTTATCAGCTGGTTTACAACACAGAGATAGAT GTCATTCTGGGTGGAGGTCGTCAGTATATGTTACCAAGAGACACACCAGATCCTGAGTACCCATCTGAAACCGGAAGCCGGAAAGACGGAAAAAATCTTATTGATGAATgggctaaaaacaaaata AATGCTAAATATGTTTGGAATAAAAGTGAGTTTGATGCTGTCGATCCTCGAAAAACAGACTTCCTTCTTG GTTTGTTTGAACCCAAAGACTGTCGCTATGAGCTGGAGCGGGATACATCTATGGACCCTTCGCTAACAGAGATGACAGAAAAGGCAATCAAGATTCTCCAAAAGAATCCCAAAGGATATTTCCTGTTTGTGGAAG GGGGGAGAATAGATCATGCTCACCATTCCACTATGGCTAAAAAAGCTCTTCATGAAGCTGTAGAGTTTGACCGTGCAATCGGGCGAGCAGCAGAACTCACTAATGAGCTGGACACACTGACTGTAGTCACTGCTGACCACTCCCATGTCTTTGCTTTTGGAGGATATTCTGCAAGAGGAAACTCTGTTGTGG GAGTTTCTCGTAGCTTGGCCTCGGACAAAAAGCATTTTACCACTGCTGTTTATGGCAATGGACCAGGATATCAGATAGTCAATGGAACTCGCCCTGATATGAATGAATCAATTTCAT CAACAAATGACTACACACAGCAGACTACAGTCCCTCTCGACTCAGAGACCCATGGTATAGAAGACGTGGCCATCTTTGCCAAAGGACCAATGTCTCACCTTTTCCACGGAGTTCAGGAACAGAGCTACATTCCACATGTCATGGCTTACGCCGCCTGCATAGAGCCCTATACAGATTGCCAACTGGAAAGCCACAGTGGAAGAATTCACTCTAGCCTGCTTCTTGTGATGGGCTTGTTGGTTACCCTGTGCTCTGCCTGA
- the alpi.1 gene encoding alkaline phosphatase, intestinal, tandem duplicate 1 has product MGVSTVSAARILRGQNEGGSGEETVLAMDTFPYVALSKTYSVDKQVADSASTATAYHCGVKANAKTVGLSAKAVAYECNTTFGNEVYSVLRRAKAQGKSVGIVTTTRVQHASPAAAYAHSVSRSWYSDADLPSSAQKHGCVDIATQLVTNFDIDVILGGGRMYMTPKGTPDPEYPTSSSRKGNRKDKKNLIDVWLNAKPNKKSLYVWHKKEFDEINVKTTDRLMGLFEAKDMRFDVFRNTTRDPSIVEMTEKAIQILRKNPKGYFLFVEGGRIDHGHHDGIAKLALTEAEMFDRAIERAAQITRESDTLTVVTADHSHVFTFGGNTPRGNPIFGLAPKKADDEMPFTSILYANGPGYVHVNGTRGNITMVDYLDEEYMQQAAVPLDAETHGGEDVAIYAKGPMAHLFHGVKEQNYVAHVMAYAACLEPYKNCPPHHHSHSSAGSVNRHLDLWVNMLVLLWFLR; this is encoded by the exons ATGGGTGTGTCTACGGTTTCAGCAGCACGTATCCTGCGAGGTCAGAATGAGGGCGGGTCTGGGGAAGAAACGGTGCTGGCCATGGACACCTTCCCATATGTTGCCCTCTCTAAG ACCTACAGTGTGGATAAGCAGGTTGCGGACAGCGCCAGCACGGCCACGGCCTATCACTGTGGGGTGAAGGCCAACGCCAAGACAGTTGGACTCAGTGCTAAAGCAGTGGCCTATGAGTGCAACACTACTTTTGGAAATGAGGTCTACTCAGTACTACGACGTGCGAAAGCCCAAG GTAAATCAGTGGGTATTGTGACCACCACACGTGTTCAGCATGCCTCACCAGCTGCAGCCTATGCCCACTCTGTCAGCCGCAGCTGGTACAGCGACGCAGACCTTCCTTCCAGTGCTCAAAAACATGGATGTGTGGACATTGCTACCCAACTGGTCACCAACTTTGACATTGAT GTGATTCTTGGGGGAGGAAGGATGTACATGACACCAAAAGGGACTCCGGATCCTGAGTATCCTACCTCCTCTTCTCGTAAGGGAAACCGCAAAGACAAGAAAAACCTTATTGATGTGTGGTTGAATGCTAAACCG aaCAAGAAATCACTGTATGTCTGGCATAAGAAGGAGTTTGATGagataaatgtgaaaactacAGATCGTCTTATGG GTCTTTTTGAAGCAAAGGACATGAGATTTGATGTTTTCCGGAATACCACACGAGACCCATCTATTGTGGAGATGACCGAAAAAGCAATTCAAATCCTCAGGAAGAATCCAAAAGGATACTTCTTGTTTGTGGAAG GAGGGAGAATTGACCATGGACACCATGATGGCATTGCAAAACTGGCACTAACTGAAGCTGAGATGTTTGATCGTGCAATTGAACGGGCAGCGCAAATCACCAGAGAGTCTGACACACTGACAGTGGTAACTGCAGACCACTCTCATGTCTTTACCTTTGGTGGTAACACACCTCGAGGGAACCCCATTTTTG GTCTGGCGCCAAAGAAAGCAGATGACGAAATGCCTTTTACCAGCATCCTTTATGCCAATGGCCCTGGTTATGTGCATGTAAATGGAACCAGAGGGAACATCACAATGGTGGATTACT TGGATGAGGAGTACATGCAGCAGGCCGCTGTACCATTGGATGCTGAGACACACGGCGGAGAAGACGTAGCCATCTACGCCAAAGGTCCCATGGCTCACCTGTTTCATGGAGTAAAGGAGCAGAACTATGTAGCACATGTTATGGCTTATGCAGCCTGTTTGGAGCCATACAAAAACTGCCCTCCTCACCATCACAGCCATTCCTCAGCTGGGAGTGTGAACAGACATTTAGACCTTTGGGTCAATATGCTTGTCCTTCTTTGGTTTTTAAGATGA